The Pseudobythopirellula maris genome has a window encoding:
- the repC gene encoding plasmid replication protein RepC has product MQHTETHADQPPSHPSPYRPGGGGGRVASDRYRQSLEVCEAFAGLEPGFGRFDLLLLVKRAGRDAGFTPKMIQLVEYYLTVFTRDIDWEEGRPIVYQSLSKTALDLGVSERQVQKLEKQLFDLGAIGYVDSGNCKRFGQRDPTTGALLWAFGVDLSPLAHLRAELEAKLHEKELYNRAWHETKRQVSWSRRQIRALMLEWREEEGVLAEQEPFERAYQGIAFQLRTHIRLEELRALLRRHKALLSELMLARGVGDAEREGASTPDPVATTTPKGSSTSARSCAHYNYTNQSFNICRRAAEGFQGSVAAGPAPEGPVSSSGAEHVTLRQVASIASDRFRGHLPIHLGSMGWAEVAEAADRLRRELGVSQASWGEACGVLGRSGAAICMLVTDRAALREEGPVRQPAAYFRGMVNRARGGELRLHDSVFGLIARQGPGAA; this is encoded by the coding sequence ATGCAGCACACAGAAACCCACGCCGACCAACCACCCTCCCATCCCTCTCCTTACCGCCCCGGCGGCGGCGGAGGCCGCGTCGCGTCGGACCGCTACCGACAGTCGCTTGAAGTCTGTGAGGCGTTCGCGGGGCTCGAGCCGGGCTTCGGGCGGTTCGACCTGTTGCTGCTGGTGAAGCGTGCCGGCCGCGACGCCGGCTTCACGCCCAAGATGATCCAGCTCGTCGAGTACTACCTCACCGTGTTCACGCGGGACATCGATTGGGAGGAGGGGAGGCCGATCGTCTATCAATCGCTGTCCAAGACCGCGCTCGACCTGGGCGTCTCCGAACGGCAAGTCCAGAAGCTTGAGAAGCAGCTCTTCGATTTGGGGGCGATCGGGTACGTGGACTCGGGGAACTGCAAGCGTTTCGGGCAGCGCGACCCGACGACGGGGGCCCTGCTTTGGGCGTTCGGTGTGGATTTGAGCCCGCTGGCCCATCTCCGTGCCGAACTCGAAGCGAAGCTTCACGAGAAGGAACTCTACAACCGTGCTTGGCACGAGACCAAGCGGCAGGTCTCTTGGAGCCGCCGGCAGATCCGTGCGCTGATGCTTGAGTGGCGAGAGGAAGAGGGGGTTCTGGCCGAGCAAGAGCCGTTCGAGCGGGCCTACCAAGGGATCGCGTTCCAGCTCCGCACCCACATCAGGCTCGAAGAGCTGCGAGCCCTGCTGAGGCGGCACAAGGCCCTGCTGAGCGAGTTGATGCTCGCCAGGGGAGTAGGGGACGCAGAACGCGAAGGGGCCTCCACACCCGATCCTGTTGCCACAACAACGCCCAAGGGTTCGTCCACGAGCGCCCGTTCGTGCGCCCACTACAACTACACCAATCAATCCTTCAATATCTGTAGGCGAGCCGCCGAAGGCTTTCAGGGAAGCGTAGCGGCGGGGCCGGCGCCCGAAGGACCGGTTTCCAGCTCGGGGGCCGAGCATGTGACGCTTCGTCAGGTCGCGTCGATCGCCAGTGATCGGTTCCGCGGCCACCTGCCCATCCACCTGGGGTCGATGGGCTGGGCCGAAGTCGCTGAGGCTGCCGATCGCCTGCGGCGTGAATTGGGGGTCTCGCAGGCGAGTTGGGGCGAGGCTTGCGGCGTCCTCGGACGTTCAGGGGCGGCGATCTGCATGCTGGTCACGGACCGAGCGGCGCTGCGTGAGGAGGGGCCCGTGCGACAGCCGGCGGCCTATTTCCGCGGGATGGTCAACCGGGCGAGGGGGGGCGAGCTGCGGCTGCACGATTCGGTCTTCGGCTTGATCGCTCGCCAGGGGCCGGGCGCGGCATGA
- a CDS encoding toprim domain-containing protein: MDRDSELDAFKALNLSVIASAHGYEVDNKKSTRASVLMRSGADKIVISQRGGRFVYFSVNDPASAGTVIDFAQRVIEPGCSLGRVRQILRPFLGAGPAAAFDRRLAGIPQAENNASEPDPMAVEARYARFAPIEASPAYLCEERAIPMSLLRGERLRGRVRCCPRRGSIVLPHWGTADAFDSPEHAVTGYEIKGRGVNLFSKGGKKGLWTSAGTPEDKVLAFAESGLDALSYLAVRGEEGVRVASLSGQMNAAQPKLIRTAIGEMKEGAQIVSAFDNDIAGDALTAKLEEIVNAVGRVDLLFVDDRPQIRGYDWNRVAVESTSFNQAMRGKAPGMRP, from the coding sequence ATGGACCGTGATTCGGAACTCGACGCCTTCAAGGCGCTCAACCTGAGCGTGATCGCCAGCGCCCACGGCTACGAGGTGGACAACAAGAAATCGACCCGCGCCTCGGTGCTCATGCGGAGCGGCGCGGACAAGATCGTGATCAGCCAGAGGGGCGGGCGGTTTGTCTACTTTAGCGTGAACGACCCGGCGTCGGCCGGGACCGTCATCGATTTTGCCCAGCGTGTGATCGAGCCGGGCTGCTCCCTCGGCCGTGTCCGTCAGATCCTGCGGCCGTTTCTCGGGGCTGGGCCAGCGGCGGCCTTCGATCGGCGACTAGCGGGGATTCCCCAGGCCGAGAACAATGCCAGCGAGCCCGACCCGATGGCGGTGGAGGCGAGGTACGCACGGTTCGCACCGATCGAGGCGTCTCCTGCGTACCTGTGCGAGGAGCGGGCGATCCCGATGTCGCTGCTGAGAGGCGAGCGTTTACGGGGGCGCGTCCGTTGCTGCCCGCGTCGCGGGTCGATCGTCCTGCCCCACTGGGGGACGGCCGACGCCTTCGACAGCCCTGAGCACGCCGTCACTGGTTACGAGATCAAAGGGCGTGGCGTGAACCTCTTCTCCAAGGGGGGCAAGAAAGGGCTTTGGACCTCGGCGGGCACGCCCGAGGACAAGGTGTTGGCGTTTGCCGAGAGCGGTCTCGACGCCCTCTCGTACCTAGCCGTGCGGGGCGAGGAGGGGGTGCGGGTGGCCTCGCTCAGCGGCCAGATGAACGCCGCGCAGCCAAAGCTGATCCGTACTGCGATCGGGGAAATGAAAGAGGGGGCCCAGATCGTGTCGGCTTTCGACAACGACATCGCAGGGGATGCTCTCACTGCCAAACTCGAAGAGATTGTGAACGCGGTAGGACGTGTGGACCTCTTGTTCGTCGATGACCGCCCGCAAATACGGGGGTACGACTGGAACCGTGTGGCTGTCGAATCGACATCCTTCAACCAGGCTATGAGGGGCAAAGCTCCTGGAATGCGACCATGA
- a CDS encoding ECF-type sigma factor, whose amino-acid sequence MDRDPPGSVTAWIDGLREGESLAERALWDRYFASLVAMAGSRLDRLTAEADGEDIALSALNSVMGALRNGRLPELADRTGLWPLLVTLTQRKSIDQRKRLLANKRSAWMTEPLGEFRAIVSKEPSPEFAAVLSDELERLLTLTDDPKLKAIALKKLEGYTNEEIAQQLSMSVRTVIRKLNRVRQEWDQPFDEEDQP is encoded by the coding sequence ATGGATCGTGACCCTCCCGGCTCGGTGACCGCGTGGATCGATGGGCTGCGTGAAGGAGAAAGCCTCGCGGAGCGAGCGCTCTGGGACCGCTACTTTGCTAGTTTGGTGGCGATGGCGGGAAGCAGGCTCGATCGGCTGACGGCCGAAGCGGACGGAGAGGACATCGCTTTGAGCGCCCTGAACAGCGTGATGGGCGCGCTCCGGAACGGTCGGCTCCCGGAGCTCGCCGACCGGACGGGGCTCTGGCCGCTGCTTGTCACTCTGACGCAGCGGAAATCGATTGATCAGAGGAAGCGCTTGCTAGCCAATAAACGCTCCGCTTGGATGACCGAGCCGCTGGGTGAGTTCCGGGCGATCGTCAGCAAGGAACCCTCCCCCGAATTCGCCGCCGTCTTGTCGGACGAACTGGAGCGGCTCCTCACGCTGACCGACGACCCCAAGCTAAAGGCGATTGCGCTGAAGAAGCTTGAGGGTTACACGAACGAAGAGATCGCCCAGCAGTTGTCGATGTCGGTCCGAACGGTGATCCGGAAGCTCAACCGTGTCCGGCAGGAGTGGGATCAGCCCTTCGATGAGGAGGACCAACCGTGA
- a CDS encoding serine/threonine-protein kinase: MSQDESLPLRVTRQIDALCDEFESRLERGELPPLGPLVDRVDPEGRKLLLVELVGLSLDHLRRQGFNDASRRLLESNPGLAGELTPLLDSELVTATHVPAVAEAATGRGLHLRCPHCQNAIELAADAELTSVACPSCGSGFSLVGGPKGGTVEIATVAHFRLTERVGMGAFGSVWKAHDTKLDRTVAVKIPRRGQFDEKQEKAFVREAQNTARLSHAGIVPVFEVGRDGDLLYIVSEFVRGVTLADRLKNQQPTPREAAELGVKIAHALQHAHEQGVIHRDLKPGNVMLGDHGEPRLMDFGLAKRDAAEITVSIDGHIIGTPAYMAPEQARGEAQATDARSDVYSLGVVLYELLTGERPFRGSVRMLLQQVLEDDPPSPRKLRATVPRDLETISLKCLEKSPQRRYQSATEVADELSRWLDGKSVLARPTPPVQRAWRWCRRNPAPAAALLASSAACLLLIALIVYRGRLSRFASIDETAGSLALGAEEGLLLVGDQKVLIEPAFLEKPGATDQSPTAGLDHYWLPIAELVPDERDSHVSTEHCYLEHRASGRIYPTTADKQQHFGMLAVASPDGRIAYTPLTAYDIPTGAEEWTLRPPKPDFGYGGPAHDVVAKQLAYLKQRMDPDFGNENKVRSRTRSMTLDASRHRLIFAGSDGGVWPVMDRVALWWRDTSDGSLQKVVALPSVTNLDAIGWCKETDSLVAAGVRVGSLHIYELDPESGVIMRSRHFEAPGTRYHARYILINERERMTLLEAAGSGSSPPVRGSEEHPWKRLAFVDPATLDVIRYE; the protein is encoded by the coding sequence GTGAGCCAGGACGAATCTCTGCCGTTGCGAGTGACGCGTCAGATCGACGCGCTGTGCGACGAATTCGAGTCCCGTCTCGAGCGGGGCGAGCTGCCCCCGTTGGGCCCGCTGGTCGATCGAGTCGATCCCGAAGGGCGGAAGCTGCTCCTCGTCGAATTGGTCGGGCTTTCGCTCGATCACCTGCGGCGCCAAGGTTTCAACGACGCATCGAGGCGTCTTCTCGAGTCCAATCCTGGCCTGGCGGGCGAGCTGACCCCGTTGCTCGACAGCGAGCTGGTGACAGCGACCCACGTTCCGGCAGTCGCTGAGGCCGCGACAGGTCGTGGCTTGCACCTGCGGTGCCCGCACTGCCAGAACGCGATCGAGCTAGCGGCGGACGCGGAGCTGACGAGCGTCGCGTGTCCGTCGTGCGGCAGCGGCTTCAGCCTGGTCGGCGGCCCCAAGGGGGGGACGGTGGAGATCGCTACGGTCGCCCACTTCAGGCTGACAGAGCGGGTCGGGATGGGCGCGTTTGGCTCGGTGTGGAAGGCGCACGACACGAAGCTTGACCGTACGGTGGCGGTGAAGATCCCCCGCCGTGGGCAATTCGACGAGAAGCAGGAGAAGGCGTTCGTCCGCGAAGCGCAGAACACCGCGCGGCTCAGCCACGCCGGCATCGTGCCGGTGTTTGAGGTGGGCAGAGACGGCGACCTGCTCTACATCGTCAGTGAGTTTGTCCGCGGCGTCACCCTCGCTGATCGGCTCAAGAACCAGCAGCCGACGCCCCGTGAGGCGGCCGAACTGGGCGTCAAGATCGCCCACGCCCTGCAGCACGCCCACGAACAGGGTGTCATTCACCGCGACCTGAAGCCGGGCAACGTCATGCTCGGCGACCACGGCGAACCCCGGCTCATGGACTTCGGCCTCGCGAAACGCGACGCGGCCGAGATTACGGTTTCGATCGACGGCCACATCATCGGGACGCCGGCGTACATGGCGCCCGAGCAGGCGCGGGGCGAAGCGCAAGCCACCGACGCGCGGAGCGACGTCTACTCCCTCGGCGTGGTGCTCTACGAGTTGCTGACGGGGGAGCGGCCGTTCCGCGGCAGCGTCCGCATGCTGCTGCAGCAGGTGCTGGAAGACGATCCCCCCAGCCCCCGCAAGCTCAGGGCCACCGTCCCGCGTGACCTGGAGACGATCTCCCTGAAGTGTCTGGAGAAGTCTCCGCAGCGGCGTTACCAATCGGCGACCGAGGTGGCCGACGAGCTGTCGCGGTGGCTGGACGGTAAGAGCGTCCTCGCACGCCCCACCCCACCGGTCCAGAGGGCCTGGCGTTGGTGCCGACGCAACCCGGCGCCGGCAGCCGCACTCCTCGCCTCCTCCGCCGCCTGCTTGCTCCTCATCGCCCTGATTGTCTACCGCGGTCGCTTGAGTCGTTTTGCGTCCATCGATGAGACTGCTGGTTCGCTTGCGCTGGGCGCCGAGGAAGGGTTGCTTCTGGTCGGCGATCAAAAAGTGTTAATCGAACCAGCCTTCCTGGAGAAGCCTGGGGCAACGGATCAGTCCCCCACGGCCGGGCTCGATCACTATTGGTTGCCTATTGCAGAGCTCGTCCCCGATGAGCGAGACAGCCATGTATCCACCGAGCACTGTTACCTTGAGCATCGGGCGTCCGGGCGGATTTATCCCACCACGGCAGATAAGCAGCAACACTTTGGGATGCTTGCGGTTGCCTCCCCCGACGGGCGCATCGCCTACACGCCCCTGACGGCGTACGACATTCCTACAGGGGCGGAAGAGTGGACCCTACGCCCTCCCAAACCGGACTTCGGCTACGGCGGACCGGCCCACGATGTAGTCGCCAAACAACTCGCGTACCTTAAGCAGAGGATGGACCCCGATTTCGGCAATGAGAATAAGGTTCGCTCGCGGACAAGAAGCATGACGCTCGACGCTAGCCGGCATCGATTGATCTTCGCGGGTAGCGATGGTGGGGTGTGGCCCGTGATGGACCGCGTCGCCTTGTGGTGGCGCGACACCTCAGATGGATCGTTGCAAAAAGTAGTTGCTCTCCCCAGCGTCACCAACCTCGATGCGATCGGGTGGTGTAAAGAGACCGACTCACTGGTGGCGGCGGGCGTGCGGGTCGGGAGTCTCCACATCTACGAGTTGGATCCGGAGAGTGGAGTGATTATGCGTTCAAGGCACTTCGAAGCGCCAGGGACGCGATACCACGCCAGATACATATTAATCAACGAGAGGGAGAGGATGACCCTGCTAGAGGCAGCGGGCAGTGGCTCTTCCCCTCCCGTTAGGGGAAGCGAGGAACACCCCTGGAAGCGACTGGCGTTTGTTGATCCCGCAACGCTCGACGTGATCCGTTATGAATAA
- a CDS encoding serine/threonine-protein kinase yields MQDEPYASHQNTSGAEAATGRGLHLRCPHCQNAIELAADAELTSVACPSCGSGFSLVGGPKGGTVEIATVAHFRLTERVGMGAFGSVWKAHDTKLDRTVAVKIPRRGQFDEKQEKAFVREAQNTARLSHAGIVPVFEVGRDGDLLYIVSEFVRGVTLADRLKNQQPTPREAAELGVKIAHALQHAHEQGVIHRDLKPGNVMLGDHGEPRLMDFGLAKRDAAEITVSIDGHIIGTPAYMAPEQARGEAQATDARSDVYSLGVVLYELLTGERPFRGSVRMLLQQVLEDDPPSPRKLRATVPRDLETISLKCLEKSPQRRYQSATEVADELSRWLDGKSVLARPTPPVQRAWRWCRRNPAPAAALLASSAACLLLIALLFAYSRLNNFKKIEDTAGLLKADPAEGVLTVGRQKVAIAPKVLETPSVIASSPLDGLDEVWFPNSGPSGSPPFRQLFRKDPPSTFTLNRDTALGREAFHWATPPRGDGAIYLASDKSLIRCYDRSSGELKWAVGRGWRASGEGELPRPWIHGITLDQRRGTLVCAGCGLTIKPLQFEVAIWWIRASDGQVQGVLKLPEITNIEAIGWSESADRLIAIGLREGSIHAYAIGGETHEVTMARHFEDAVDLHENIGGYPMLVQEGNMMLLVGYRPGKTTPVISKEGLRWDSNKPYWRRLAVIDPLTLNVTLVDSGSYQREPSEKAYGVRLE; encoded by the coding sequence ATGCAAGATGAACCGTATGCAAGTCACCAGAACACTTCCGGCGCTGAGGCCGCGACAGGTCGTGGCTTGCACCTGCGGTGCCCGCACTGCCAGAACGCGATCGAGCTAGCGGCGGACGCGGAGCTGACGAGCGTCGCGTGTCCGTCGTGCGGCAGCGGCTTCAGCCTGGTCGGCGGCCCCAAGGGGGGGACGGTGGAGATCGCTACGGTCGCCCACTTCAGGCTGACAGAGCGGGTCGGGATGGGCGCGTTTGGCTCGGTGTGGAAGGCGCACGACACGAAGCTTGACCGTACGGTGGCGGTGAAGATCCCCCGCCGTGGGCAATTCGACGAGAAGCAGGAGAAGGCGTTCGTCCGCGAAGCGCAGAACACCGCGCGGCTCAGCCACGCCGGCATCGTGCCGGTGTTTGAGGTGGGCAGAGACGGCGACCTGCTCTACATCGTCAGTGAGTTTGTCCGCGGCGTCACCCTCGCTGATCGGCTCAAGAACCAGCAGCCGACGCCCCGTGAGGCGGCCGAACTGGGCGTCAAGATCGCCCACGCCCTGCAGCACGCCCACGAACAGGGTGTCATTCACCGCGACCTGAAGCCGGGCAACGTCATGCTCGGCGACCACGGCGAACCCCGGCTCATGGACTTCGGCCTCGCGAAACGCGACGCGGCCGAGATTACGGTTTCGATCGACGGCCACATCATCGGGACGCCGGCGTACATGGCGCCCGAGCAGGCGCGGGGCGAAGCGCAAGCCACCGACGCGCGGAGCGACGTCTACTCCCTCGGCGTGGTGCTCTACGAGTTGCTGACGGGGGAGCGGCCGTTCCGCGGCAGCGTCCGCATGCTGCTGCAGCAGGTGCTGGAAGACGATCCCCCCAGCCCCCGCAAGCTCAGGGCCACCGTCCCGCGTGACCTGGAGACGATCTCCCTGAAGTGTCTGGAGAAGTCTCCGCAGCGGCGTTACCAATCGGCGACCGAGGTGGCCGACGAGCTGTCGCGGTGGCTGGACGGTAAGAGCGTCCTCGCACGCCCCACCCCACCGGTCCAGAGGGCCTGGCGTTGGTGCCGACGCAACCCGGCGCCGGCAGCCGCACTCCTCGCCTCCTCCGCCGCCTGCTTGCTCCTCATCGCCCTGCTGTTTGCCTACTCTAGACTTAATAACTTCAAAAAGATCGAGGACACCGCCGGGCTGCTCAAAGCGGATCCTGCCGAGGGCGTCCTAACGGTGGGGCGTCAGAAGGTCGCGATCGCTCCGAAGGTATTGGAGACGCCCAGCGTCATTGCTAGCTCCCCCTTAGACGGGCTCGATGAGGTCTGGTTCCCGAATTCAGGTCCTTCAGGAAGCCCGCCCTTCCGACAACTTTTCCGAAAAGATCCGCCGTCTACTTTTACGCTCAATCGCGACACAGCACTCGGCCGCGAAGCCTTTCATTGGGCGACGCCGCCTCGAGGCGATGGGGCAATTTACTTGGCTTCAGACAAGAGCTTGATCCGATGCTACGATCGTAGTAGCGGAGAATTGAAATGGGCGGTTGGGCGCGGATGGAGAGCCAGCGGCGAAGGCGAGCTACCCCGCCCGTGGATCCATGGGATAACGCTGGATCAACGCCGAGGCACTCTGGTATGCGCCGGCTGTGGCCTAACCATCAAACCGCTTCAGTTTGAAGTCGCCATCTGGTGGATTAGAGCTAGCGATGGCCAGGTGCAGGGGGTGCTGAAGCTGCCAGAGATCACGAATATCGAGGCTATTGGTTGGAGTGAATCCGCTGACCGTTTGATTGCAATCGGCTTAAGGGAGGGTAGTATCCACGCCTACGCTATCGGTGGGGAGACGCATGAGGTGACCATGGCGAGGCATTTTGAAGATGCCGTGGACCTGCACGAGAATATTGGCGGCTACCCCATGCTGGTCCAAGAAGGAAACATGATGTTGCTTGTGGGTTACAGACCGGGCAAAACTACCCCAGTTATTTCGAAAGAAGGGCTGCGGTGGGACTCGAATAAACCCTATTGGCGACGGCTCGCCGTAATCGATCCGTTAACCCTCAATGTCACTCTTGTCGACTCAGGATCCTATCAGCGAGAGCCCTCTGAGAAGGCGTACGGTGTTAGGTTAGAGTAG
- a CDS encoding SUMF1/EgtB/PvdO family nonheme iron enzyme, translated as MIRTLILALLLAAVAVLPASGSTVSFDFAHVGNAGNAGELSGAGAGGVGPDAIVGAVSYNYAISTTEVTNAQYVEFLNAVAATDSFGGDDPTLYNTLMGSIARGGITRSGAPGSYTYATKSNMDNKPVNYVSFFDAMRFTNWLHNGQGSGGTETGAYTIGSGLDEVRSADAKFWIPSEDEWYKAAYHDATAGTAGVYFDYATGSDSVPTIAMANSVGDIINPGAGVVNYSQGADWNGQDGNVTTVGSAGLTSASPYGTFDQNGNVFEWNEAVISSYYRVLRGGSMVGNSISLRADTRSIPVPTLEDYSFGFRVATVPEPSSLLMGALAAVGLMKRR; from the coding sequence ATGATCCGCACCTTGATCCTCGCCCTCCTGCTGGCCGCCGTGGCGGTGCTGCCGGCCTCAGGCAGCACGGTCTCTTTCGACTTCGCCCACGTCGGCAACGCCGGCAACGCCGGTGAACTCTCTGGCGCCGGCGCCGGCGGTGTCGGGCCCGACGCGATCGTCGGCGCGGTCTCGTACAACTACGCGATCAGCACGACCGAAGTCACCAACGCCCAGTACGTGGAATTTCTCAATGCGGTCGCCGCGACCGACAGCTTCGGCGGCGACGACCCCACGCTCTACAACACCTTAATGGGCAGCATCGCCCGTGGCGGGATCACCCGCAGCGGCGCGCCGGGGAGCTACACCTACGCCACCAAGTCCAATATGGACAACAAGCCGGTGAACTACGTCTCGTTCTTCGACGCGATGCGGTTCACCAACTGGCTGCACAACGGACAAGGGAGCGGCGGCACGGAGACGGGCGCCTACACGATCGGCAGCGGCCTGGACGAGGTCCGCTCCGCAGACGCCAAGTTTTGGATCCCCAGCGAAGACGAGTGGTACAAGGCGGCCTACCACGACGCCACCGCCGGCACGGCAGGCGTCTACTTTGACTACGCGACTGGCAGCGACAGCGTGCCAACCATCGCCATGGCCAACAGCGTGGGCGACATCATCAACCCGGGCGCGGGAGTGGTGAACTACAGCCAGGGCGCTGACTGGAACGGACAGGACGGCAACGTGACGACAGTCGGCTCGGCGGGCCTTACTAGCGCGAGCCCCTACGGCACGTTCGATCAGAACGGCAACGTGTTTGAGTGGAACGAAGCGGTCATCAGTTCTTATTACCGCGTCTTGCGGGGTGGTTCGATGGTCGGCAACTCGATCTCCCTGCGGGCCGACACCCGGAGCATCCCCGTCCCCACGCTCGAGGACTACAGCTTTGGTTTTCGCGTGGCAACCGTCCCTGAGCCAAGTTCGTTGCTGATGGGGGCTTTGGCAGCCGTTGGGCTGATGAAGCGGAGGTGA
- a CDS encoding type IV secretory system conjugative DNA transfer family protein, producing the protein MSRASNKPAPPTLLGQLTLTAFASGAAYCLYPYAKAGYGVAAFAAITATLVAVVAGMRSLWALDQMIDRLRRHRQLEGFRKSHGMAKVGDAHDAKVAGLLGDEGIILGRIGKKLARYSGEAGVLVAGRPGSWKGVAFVLLNLLKAPKPTRDIFQSYIVTDFSGELYAVSHRVLRAHGYNVLVIASEAERLGRELGVPMESVQQNPAGYLDAAAENVLEDVDAFVNLLHAGVEPGKQNGTTQHFDDLARLVLMTFSLWLLHRYGEVTLPGLRRCVMSSSDEMHCLLEAASESDAFGSALAESASSVLGLMANSPEEFSGAITTATRSVKLFAAGGPVGRQVSRHQLDWGKLKEEPTVVFLIVPPERLKSQQQFVNLTISTSIEALVRHRSKQRVVYLLDEIGNTYIPNLMEIIAGNRKNGIQPVLVLQQLEAQLARIYGKEAAREIQGNCDVLMAMSTTELEDLKRLSELAGQETFTDGSHTLRESDEGVPEVSYTGDFKQRPVLTTDAIRRLDRRKAVVLFGNAPAFLVDLVNYLHEPAIAKLADENPYYRKKGA; encoded by the coding sequence GTGAGCAGAGCATCGAACAAGCCGGCGCCGCCCACGCTCCTGGGGCAGTTGACACTCACCGCCTTCGCGAGCGGGGCCGCGTACTGCCTCTACCCTTACGCCAAGGCCGGGTACGGCGTCGCGGCGTTTGCCGCGATCACCGCCACGCTTGTCGCCGTCGTGGCTGGCATGAGATCGCTCTGGGCCCTCGACCAGATGATCGACCGCCTGCGGCGGCACCGCCAACTCGAAGGCTTCCGCAAGTCGCACGGCATGGCGAAGGTCGGCGACGCCCACGACGCCAAAGTGGCCGGCTTGCTCGGCGACGAAGGCATCATCCTCGGCCGGATCGGCAAGAAACTGGCCCGCTACTCCGGCGAGGCGGGGGTGCTGGTCGCCGGCCGCCCCGGCAGCTGGAAGGGGGTCGCTTTCGTCCTGCTGAACCTCTTGAAGGCGCCCAAGCCGACGAGGGATATTTTCCAGTCGTACATCGTCACCGATTTCTCCGGGGAGCTGTACGCGGTCAGCCACCGCGTCCTTCGCGCACACGGCTACAACGTCTTGGTGATCGCCAGCGAGGCGGAGCGGCTCGGCCGCGAGCTCGGGGTCCCGATGGAGTCGGTCCAACAGAACCCGGCCGGCTACCTCGACGCGGCCGCCGAGAACGTGCTGGAGGACGTCGACGCGTTCGTCAACCTTCTGCACGCGGGGGTCGAGCCGGGCAAGCAGAACGGCACGACCCAGCACTTCGATGACCTGGCCCGGCTCGTGCTGATGACGTTCAGCCTCTGGCTCTTGCACCGCTACGGCGAAGTCACGCTGCCGGGCCTGCGGCGGTGCGTGATGAGCAGCAGCGACGAGATGCACTGCCTCCTAGAAGCGGCCAGCGAGAGCGACGCCTTCGGCAGCGCCCTGGCCGAGTCGGCTTCGAGCGTGCTGGGCCTGATGGCGAACAGCCCCGAGGAGTTCTCCGGCGCGATCACCACCGCGACGCGGTCGGTAAAACTCTTCGCCGCCGGGGGGCCGGTTGGCCGGCAGGTGAGCCGGCACCAGCTCGACTGGGGCAAGCTGAAGGAAGAGCCGACCGTCGTCTTCTTGATCGTGCCGCCCGAGCGGCTCAAGAGCCAGCAGCAGTTCGTCAACCTGACGATCTCGACCTCGATCGAAGCCCTGGTCCGCCACCGGTCGAAGCAGCGCGTTGTTTACCTGCTCGATGAAATCGGCAACACCTACATCCCCAATCTCATGGAGATCATCGCGGGTAATCGGAAGAACGGGATCCAACCCGTGCTGGTGCTCCAGCAGCTCGAAGCCCAGCTGGCGCGGATCTACGGCAAGGAGGCTGCCCGCGAGATCCAGGGGAACTGCGACGTCCTCATGGCGATGTCGACGACCGAGCTGGAGGACCTCAAACGGCTGAGCGAGCTGGCCGGCCAAGAGACCTTCACGGACGGGTCGCACACGCTGCGCGAGTCGGACGAGGGCGTCCCCGAGGTCTCGTACACGGGCGACTTCAAGCAGCGGCCCGTCCTGACCACCGACGCGATCAGGCGGCTCGACCGTCGCAAGGCGGTCGTGCTGTTTGGCAACGCGCCGGCGTTCCTGGTCGACCTGGTGAACTACCTGCACGAGCCGGCGATCGCCAAGCTGGCCGACGAGAACCCGTACTACCGCAAGAAGGGGGCTTAG